One Kitasatospora sp. MAP12-44 DNA segment encodes these proteins:
- a CDS encoding ECF transporter S component has product MSLARPVPLGRRSIAVLTLTSLIGLAAFGWPLLASTSSAVVGHSADAPWLFALLMPLLLAVLVAQISESGLDPKAVALLGVLAATGAALRPLGAGTAGLEPMFFLMVLSGRALGPGFGFVLGSVAMFASALLTGGVGPWLPFQMLSMGWVCLGAGLLPGAGTLRGRGELVLLAAYGAVSAVLYGTIMNLQGWPYIGGLSSSVAFVPGDPLSANLPRFLVYCLTTSLGWDLPRAALTVVLCLTLGTPVLRTLRRATRRAAFAAPVSFVPPEQDSTQSAPS; this is encoded by the coding sequence ATGAGCCTGGCCCGTCCGGTCCCGCTCGGCCGGCGCTCGATCGCCGTCCTCACCCTGACCTCGCTGATCGGCCTCGCCGCCTTCGGCTGGCCGCTGCTCGCGTCCACCTCCTCCGCCGTGGTCGGCCACTCCGCCGACGCGCCCTGGCTGTTCGCCCTGCTGATGCCGCTGCTGCTGGCCGTGCTGGTCGCGCAGATCTCCGAGTCCGGGCTCGACCCGAAGGCTGTCGCGCTGCTCGGCGTCCTCGCCGCCACCGGCGCCGCGCTGCGGCCCCTCGGGGCGGGGACGGCCGGCCTGGAGCCCATGTTCTTCCTGATGGTGCTGTCCGGGCGGGCGCTCGGACCGGGCTTCGGCTTCGTGCTCGGCTCGGTCGCGATGTTCGCCTCCGCGCTGCTGACCGGCGGCGTCGGGCCCTGGCTGCCGTTCCAGATGCTCAGCATGGGCTGGGTCTGCCTCGGTGCCGGCCTGCTCCCGGGCGCTGGAACCCTGCGCGGGCGGGGCGAGTTGGTGCTGCTCGCGGCGTACGGCGCGGTGTCCGCAGTCCTCTACGGCACGATCATGAACCTGCAGGGCTGGCCCTACATCGGCGGCCTCAGCAGCTCGGTGGCGTTCGTCCCCGGCGACCCGCTCAGCGCCAACCTGCCGCGCTTCCTGGTCTACTGCCTCACCACCTCGCTCGGCTGGGACCTCCCCCGCGCCGCCCTCACCGTCGTCCTCTGCCTCACCCTCGGCACCCCCGTCCTGCGCACCCTGCGCCGAGCCACCCGCCGTGCCGCCTTCGCCGCACCGGTCAGCTTCGTCCCGCCGGAGCAGGACTCGACCCAATCGGCTCCCAGCTAG